The following DNA comes from Aquila chrysaetos chrysaetos chromosome 9, bAquChr1.4, whole genome shotgun sequence.
GATGAGATAAATGCCTAAGTGGTCTAGAGAACACAAatctgcaagaagaaaatgagaagcagagtagatgttttgctttgctttttttaaaaaacaaaataaactgaagttaaactgtgtatttattttgtcaATGTCAAACAGACTTAAACAACTGAGTGTCTGATATGTGCTCTCTTAcctttcacacattttttttctcatcctctcTACCCCCAGGAAGCCATAGTCAGTGCTTGGATTTTGTTCAGCGATGGGTCAGTGACGCCATTAGATATCTATGATTCCAAGGACTTCTCGATCACCATCACTTCACTGGATGAGATGGTAGTGTCTGCGCACCAAAACCTTCAGTCCAAATGGCCTGGGATAGTGGCAGAAGGGGATGGGCAAGGACCTCTGATTAAAATTGAAATGGTCATCAGTGAGCCATGTCAGAAGACTAAGCGGAAGAGCATTCTCGCTGTTGGGAAAGGAAGTGTCAAAGTGAAGTTTGGTCAAAAAGATTCTGACCAAAAAGGAACCACTAATGACATTGATGATATGGATAGAGATTTTAAAAGCCATGCAAGCAATTCTATAGAGAAACCTGCAGAACAAGAGAGGACAGCACAAGAATGGTCCAAAAACCATGAGGACACGTCCAGTCATGAGGacaatgcaaacaaaagcacaaCTTTCATATCTCCTATTGATCAGGACTCCCTGGAGGATGGCCAGCTCCAAAATAACCCAACTGCCTTCACAGGTTTCCCAGCGCAAGTAGAAATACCAGGAGAAAACAATCCCAGTGATCTCACATTGACTTCAAGAGGATTAACAGATTTGGAGATTGGCATGTATGCcctgctgtgtgttttctgcttAGCAATCTTGGTCTTTTTGATTAACTGCGTGGCATTTGCTTGGAAGTACAGGCATAAAAGGTTTGCTGTGAGTGAGCAAGGCAACATCCCCCACTCCCATGATTGGGTCTGGCTTGGAAATGAGGTTGAACTGCTGGAAAACCCAGTTGACATTTCGCTCCCGTCAGAGGACTGCACTACCATGATTGACAGAGGAATGCAGTTTGAAGAAAGCAACTTTCTCCTTAATGGGAGTTCTCAGAAGACTCTTCATAATCATATCCTCAGATCTTCTGAGTACCTTtgtgaaaaagaagttaaaagtgAACCTATAAATCCTTCTGGGCCAAAGCAGAAGCGAGTAAAGTTCACTTCATACACAACAATACTGCCGGAGGATGGGGGCCCCTACACCAACTCAATTCTATTTGACAGTGATGATAATATTAAATGGGTATGCCAAGATATGAATCTTGGTGATTCCAAGGAACTTAGGGACTATATGGAAAGACTGCAAGACAATATGTAAAACTACTTTCTTATGTTTGTAATCACCTTTATGCCTTCTGTTTATGGATGGTGGAGCAGTCAGTCCAGTCAGCAATAGGAACGAGACAGTCCAACCTTGGAGTTACTGAGATGATAACCTGATATCACTGAGCAGGTACAAGAGGCTGGCTGAGTTAAACCTGTTTCACCACAAACCAGGATGTGCCCCTAAAACAGCTACCTGTAGGTGTTGGAGGTGTCACACATGATGGCTGTTTTTGTATACTGCCTGGTACTAGCAAAATGCTAATACAACTACGCTCAGACTCAGAGGAGACTTCATTTGTTTGTCATCTCATGATAAATGgtaaatcagaaaacaaagggATATTTgtttgcattgatttttctaGTCGTCGTCCTTTGTATAAAGCACAGTGGACATTTCTTGCTTACAGCCTGAAATGAGGCTTACATTAAAAGGGATCTGAATGAATCTAATTTTATTGCCTATGTGCAATGCAGCCAAGTAgtcttattattttttacagatATAAAAACCCCCATGTGGttaatttcttctcctgttgtttatgaattttatttgaCTTAGGGaccattaaatattttctttaaggtttttttttttttttggttgtacCAAAGTGTAGTACAGTCATATTTATAATGATTTAGGTTTTCTATTCATCTGCATCAGCCCCTAGAGATACCTCCTTCATCACTGATtatctttctcctttccacATGGGTATGTGGGTCATTAGTATTTGAAAACATAGGAAGGTATTAGGACTCTTACTGGGAAAGGGTTGTATCTTCTTACAGGGAACTGTAAATACAATAATAAaccctggaaaataaaaatcaaggagTAGCCCTGGGTTTGCTTTTGTCATTGCTAATAAGAAAAAGTAACCTGCAACAAAACAGCACATTACTTCAAGggaaaatgctttgctgaaacaGCAGCTTGGTTGACAATACATATTGTTATCAGAATGAGAAAGTCAAATGTGGTATTGAAATGCATAGAATAGGAAGGAAATTTCCTAGCAAATAAGCAAAAGCTTGGAGTGACTGTTACTCTGTACTAATTAATACACTGATGGTAGAGCTTAGCAGGACAAAGAAGTCCATGCTCAATGGCTAATGCCCCAGACCTTGTCTAAAACATCTCTGACCATAAGGCcgttaaagagaaaaactttaCACCATGTTTCATtataaaaagaagaaggaaagaaaagacacacTGGGCACATTATGAAGTGACTATTCCcaattttaacaagaaaaacgTGCTGGAAATTCAAAGCTGCCATTTCATATGcattacatgtatttttttactgaaggaTGACTGAAATAAGTTGAAAATTACAGTTAGAAAAAAACTGAATCTATGTAATACTTAACAAAACCAATAAAGCACATGTTCTTGTGATGGATCCTGTGCAATAAACACAAGATCCAAGTTACAACTGCCTTACATACTGTAGTTCCCATCTTTTAGGTAGATCAAGATAGGATTTGAATTTTATAATTCAGTTCTGATATTAGAACAGACCAGACAACCCTAACTATGGGAAATCCTGCATTTGGATCCTAATCCACAATGGGGAACATGTTTAATATAACTACTGCAAAATATGAGAATTTTAATGGTGAGACTAGAAAGTGAGGACACTAGGCTTATATAAGTAAGTGATGAGAGACTTATGTTTGCTGGCACTGAACTGCATAGTGAGGGGATGGCATCTGTTATAATCTAATTTTAAGTAGAGAAAATAATAGAGCACAGAGATGCTTCTATTTCATAACGGATGCAGCACTTGTGCGTCAAATGAAATCTTGGGTTGTTTAACAAATGTTCTCTCCTCTTTAAATGATCCAGACCTCGTAAGGAAATATTAATTCCTACTATGATCCTTATTACTAACAAcataaaaatcccttttttagAATTTAACATCTCTTCCCAACATGTTATTTTGTATGTGGCCCAACCATAAAGCAAGCGTATTGTTTGCACAATAGTAAAGAGTATAAATGAACCACAAATAAATTTAGTCTTGAAATCTGAGGAAACAACTTGCTGATGGCAGTTGCAGAGCGCAAACAGCACAGCTGTTTTCATGAGTGCAGTTTACCAGTGCAACTATGATCTCACAGCAGTGGACTGGACTCCATGACCCATTTCTTCATGATGGCCCCAGTTCTGCTAAGTACACCAGCAGATGCTGAACTCCATCCCTAGTCAGTGCCACGTAAGCACACCGAGTGCCAAGGGACTTACAGGTGTGCTTAGCTGCTCTTCCGACTCATTCGTAGGTAACGGAAGGCAACAGCTTTATTTACTTGTTCAGGAAATTTCCCTTCAAGGGCTATGACTTGAAAGGCTGAGGATCACTAAGTGGGGGCTCACCACTGTCATACTGGTGTGTCCTTGAACTTGTGCCTGAGGCCTAATCCCTGGTTGTCTGTAGTACTTACAAGTGGCTGCATACTAGCGTGTGGGGTAAGGACAGCCCTACCTGCAGTGTGGTCACTGCTAGAAGCCACCAAAGGAGACCTCAGGCCTTTTCAGCACGCACTTGCCACATGGCTTGCAAACCCCTGTGCTTTCAGATGTTGCTGCTGAAGACAGTTACAAATGCAGGGTTCCAGGGCTGTTAGTGTTGGACCAGAAATACTTCCATTCTGGTGTTTGACTGAGCATGTATCTAAAATACACTCTGGAGTAGACTGTGACATGTAACTAGGGCCTGTGTTCTATTTACCATAGGTGAAGTCCTGGCTCGCTACGGCATCTGTCAGTGTGGTCGTGAAGTTCTTCAATGAAGTTCTTAGGTGGCTCAGTGGCTGAATGTGGGGCTTCGTTAGAGTCATGACTTTTGCAGTCATAGGCATCATACTATCCCAAAGTTAAATTACAAATACAGTGCATTAGAAAGCAGTACAGCCACTACTGGTGATCAGTTAAACAACAGAACTGGATACAGCTGTCCAgaaaaagcccccccccccc
Coding sequences within:
- the TMEM132B gene encoding transmembrane protein 132B isoform X2 — its product is MNTALGVTTLGANMSSYEILQMDFEIDNTSSLAGAQQITWQVEYPRDDSVSELVVSEIFVSQTMFVGIVPLAMDTEVLNTAILTGKTVSVPVKVVAVQEDGSVVDVSDSTECKSADEDVIKVSDRCDSIFVNGKEMKSKVDTIVNFTYQHFTTQLEVTVWVPRLPLQIEISDTELSQIKGWRIPVTANKRPTRDSEDEEDDEKKGKGCTLQYQHAMVRVLTQFVAESSEFGGHLTYMLGSEWQFDITDLVTDFMKVEEPKIAKLQDGRVLVGREHGITTVQVLSPLSDSILAEKTVIVLDDRVTITDLGVQLVSGLSLSLQISKGNKRAIVSTTSAYDILHTPKQEAIVSAWILFSDGSVTPLDIYDSKDFSITITSLDEMVVSAHQNLQSKWPGIVAEGDGQGPLIKIEMVISEPCQKTKRKSILAVGKGSVKVKFGQKDSDQKGTTNDIDDMDRDFKSHASNSIEKPAEQERTAQEWSKNHEDTSSHEDNANKSTTFISPIDQDSLEDGQLQNNPTAFTGFPAQVEIPGENNPSDLTLTSRGLTDLEIGMYALLCVFCLAILVFLINCVAFAWKYRHKRFAVSEQGNIPHSHDWVWLGNEVELLENPVDISLPSEDCTTMIDRGMQFEESNFLLNGSSQKTLHNHILRSSEYLCEKEVKSEPINPSGPKQKRVKFTSYTTILPEDGGPYTNSILFDSDDNIKWVCQDMNLGDSKELRDYMERLQDNM